From Veillonella dispar, one genomic window encodes:
- the prmC gene encoding peptide chain release factor N(5)-glutamine methyltransferase, whose protein sequence is MYKEIWTIGRILQWTEQYFQSKEMDTPRLDGEVLLSHVLGKDRIYLYTHYDQPLIQEELDAFRPLVQERAKGHCVAAIIGEKDFMGLTFKVNDKVLIPRPDTETLIEHVLGAYPKDSKVRILDVCTGPGTILLSLLHYLPNACGVGLEISTDALTVAEENRERFNLNDRVQLLESDMFSALDGKAEKFDLIVSNPPYIRTGDAKLLSQDVLNEPHIALFGGEDGLEFYRILAKACGTYLKPQGRIAFEIGYDQAEEVKSLLKEAGHYSNIQCIADLGGNNRVVTAVYEG, encoded by the coding sequence ATGTATAAGGAGATTTGGACAATCGGTCGTATTCTCCAGTGGACAGAGCAGTACTTTCAAAGCAAGGAGATGGATACACCTCGACTTGATGGGGAAGTACTGCTTTCTCACGTTTTAGGCAAGGATCGTATTTATCTATATACTCATTATGACCAACCGCTTATTCAAGAGGAACTCGATGCTTTTAGACCTCTCGTTCAAGAACGGGCCAAGGGTCATTGTGTAGCGGCTATAATTGGGGAAAAGGACTTTATGGGATTGACCTTTAAGGTTAATGATAAGGTGTTGATTCCACGACCTGATACGGAAACCTTAATTGAGCATGTACTAGGTGCGTACCCAAAAGATAGTAAGGTTCGTATCCTTGATGTATGTACGGGCCCTGGTACGATATTACTCAGTCTATTACACTATTTGCCGAATGCGTGTGGTGTAGGCCTTGAAATATCTACGGATGCCTTAACAGTAGCTGAGGAGAATAGGGAAAGATTTAACTTAAATGATCGTGTTCAATTATTAGAGTCCGATATGTTTTCTGCCTTAGATGGTAAAGCTGAAAAGTTTGACCTCATCGTATCGAATCCACCATATATCCGTACAGGAGATGCTAAATTATTGTCTCAGGATGTATTAAATGAGCCTCATATTGCCTTGTTTGGTGGTGAAGATGGATTAGAATTCTATCGTATTTTAGCTAAAGCGTGCGGTACATATTTAAAACCACAAGGCCGTATAGCCTTTGAAATAGGTTACGATCAAGCAGAAGAGGTAAAGTCTTTATTAAAAGAAGCTGGTCATTACTCTAACATTCAGTGTATCGCTGATCTTGGTGGTAATAATCGTGTTGTAACCGCAGTATATGAGGGATAA
- the prfA gene encoding peptide chain release factor 1, giving the protein MLVDKLQVIEDKFMDLEQRISDPEVIARQDEWRKLTRQHAQLSETVETFRTYKKVLAGIDEAMEVIEDKSMDEEFREMAQEELKELKPQKEELEEKLQILLLPKDPNDDKNIIIEIRGGAGGDEAALFAGDLFRMYTKYAESQGWRCEIIDANEPELGGFKEVIFSVDGENVYSKMKFESGVHRVQRVPATETQGRVHTSTVTVAVLPEMEDVDIEVNEKDLKIDTYRASGAGGQHINKTESAVRITHLPSGIVVACQDQRSQLQNREKAMRVLRAKLQDQAEQEAISSMAADRKSQVGTGDRSERIRTYNYPQGRVTDHRINLTLYKLDAILNGDLDEIIQALNAADQAAKMQEANTNV; this is encoded by the coding sequence ATGCTAGTAGATAAATTACAAGTTATTGAAGATAAATTTATGGACCTGGAGCAGCGCATCAGTGACCCTGAAGTGATTGCGCGCCAAGATGAATGGCGTAAATTAACACGTCAACATGCTCAATTATCTGAAACAGTTGAAACATTCCGTACTTATAAAAAAGTATTAGCTGGTATTGATGAAGCTATGGAAGTTATCGAAGATAAATCCATGGATGAAGAATTCCGCGAAATGGCACAAGAGGAATTGAAAGAGCTAAAACCTCAAAAAGAGGAATTAGAAGAGAAATTGCAAATTCTTTTATTGCCTAAAGACCCTAATGACGATAAAAACATCATCATCGAAATTCGCGGTGGTGCCGGCGGCGACGAAGCAGCATTATTCGCAGGCGATTTGTTCCGTATGTACACAAAATATGCGGAAAGCCAAGGCTGGCGTTGTGAGATTATCGATGCTAATGAACCAGAACTTGGTGGCTTTAAAGAGGTTATTTTCTCTGTAGATGGTGAAAATGTATATTCTAAGATGAAATTTGAATCTGGTGTACATCGCGTACAACGTGTACCTGCTACAGAAACACAAGGCCGTGTGCATACATCTACCGTTACAGTAGCTGTATTACCAGAGATGGAAGATGTTGATATTGAAGTTAATGAAAAAGACTTGAAAATCGACACCTATCGTGCCAGTGGTGCGGGCGGTCAGCATATCAATAAAACAGAATCTGCTGTTCGTATTACACACTTACCTTCTGGTATTGTTGTGGCATGCCAAGACCAACGTTCTCAATTACAAAACCGTGAAAAAGCTATGCGTGTATTGCGTGCTAAATTGCAAGACCAAGCTGAACAAGAGGCTATTTCTAGCATGGCCGCAGACCGTAAGAGCCAAGTTGGTACTGGTGACCGTAGTGAACGTATTCGTACCTATAACTACCCTCAAGGCCGCGTAACAGACCATCGTATTAATTTAACATTGTATAAATTAGATGCTATTTTAAATGGCGATCTAGATGAAATCATTCAAGCCTTAAATGCTGCTGACCAAGCGGCAAAAATGCAGGAGGCTAATACAAATGTATAA
- the glyA gene encoding serine hydroxymethyltransferase, with the protein MSFLEKQDPNIQAVINQELARQRDKLEMIASENFVSQAVMEAQGSVLTNKYAEGYPGKRYYGGCENVDVIETLAIERAKRLFGAEHANVQPHSGSQANFGVYFALLQPGDTIVGMNLSHGGHLTHGSPVNVSGTYFNVVPYGVDAETQQIDYDEFRKIVLEAKPKLIIAGGSAYSRQIDFKKMADVAHEVDAIFMVDMAHFAGLVAAGLHPNPVEYADIVTTTTHKTLRGPRGGMILCKEKYAKAIDKAIFPGIQGGPLMHVIAAKAVAFGEALQPEFKVYAQQVIDNAKALAAALQEKGLTIVSGGTDTHVMLVDVRNTGLTGKEAEHLLDEVGITCNKNTIPFDPASPFVTSGIRLGTPALTTRGLQVKDMEEIADIIATVLRNPEDKAVHEEASKRVAALCEAYPLY; encoded by the coding sequence ATGAGTTTCTTAGAAAAACAAGACCCTAATATTCAAGCTGTTATCAATCAAGAATTAGCACGCCAACGCGATAAATTAGAAATGATCGCTTCTGAAAACTTTGTTTCTCAAGCAGTAATGGAAGCTCAAGGTAGCGTATTGACTAACAAATATGCAGAAGGGTATCCTGGTAAACGTTATTATGGCGGTTGTGAAAATGTTGATGTTATCGAAACATTAGCTATTGAACGTGCAAAACGCTTGTTCGGTGCAGAACATGCTAACGTACAACCTCATTCTGGTTCTCAAGCAAACTTTGGCGTGTATTTCGCATTACTACAACCTGGTGACACTATTGTGGGTATGAACTTGTCCCATGGCGGTCACTTAACTCATGGTTCTCCAGTTAACGTATCTGGTACATATTTCAACGTAGTACCTTACGGTGTAGATGCAGAAACTCAACAAATCGATTATGATGAGTTCCGTAAAATCGTATTAGAAGCTAAACCTAAATTGATCATCGCTGGTGGTAGTGCTTATAGCCGTCAAATCGACTTCAAAAAAATGGCTGATGTAGCTCATGAAGTTGATGCTATCTTCATGGTAGATATGGCTCACTTTGCTGGTCTTGTAGCAGCAGGTTTACATCCAAACCCAGTAGAATATGCTGATATCGTTACTACCACAACTCATAAAACATTGCGTGGCCCTCGTGGTGGCATGATTCTTTGCAAAGAAAAATATGCTAAAGCAATCGATAAAGCAATCTTCCCTGGTATTCAAGGTGGCCCTTTGATGCATGTTATCGCTGCTAAAGCTGTTGCATTTGGTGAAGCATTACAACCAGAATTCAAAGTATATGCACAACAAGTTATCGATAATGCAAAAGCATTGGCTGCTGCATTGCAAGAAAAAGGCTTAACAATCGTATCTGGTGGTACAGATACTCACGTTATGTTGGTAGACGTACGCAATACTGGTTTAACAGGTAAAGAAGCAGAACATTTACTTGATGAAGTAGGTATTACTTGTAATAAAAATACAATTCCATTCGATCCTGCTAGTCCATTTGTAACAAGCGGTATCCGTCTTGGTACACCAGCACTTACAACACGTGGCTTACAAGTAAAAGATATGGAAGAAATTGCAGATATCATTGCAACTGTACTTAGAAATCCTGAAGATAAAGCAGTTCATGAAGAAGCAAGCAAACGCGTAGCAGCACTTTGCGAAGCGTATCCATTGTACTAA
- the rpiB gene encoding ribose 5-phosphate isomerase B: MKVAIGCDHGGLHLKASVKELLNALGHEVEDFGCHTADSCDYPDIAVPVANAVVSGQADRGILICGTGIGIGIAANKISGIRAALCHDTFSAHACREHNDANILTMGERVIGPGLANDIVAIFMETEFEGGRHARRVEKIKALEK; the protein is encoded by the coding sequence ATGAAAGTTGCAATCGGTTGTGATCATGGCGGATTACATTTAAAAGCATCCGTTAAGGAATTATTAAATGCATTGGGACATGAAGTAGAGGATTTTGGCTGTCATACAGCTGATTCTTGCGACTATCCTGACATTGCTGTACCTGTAGCAAATGCAGTTGTATCTGGTCAAGCAGACCGAGGTATTTTGATTTGTGGTACTGGTATTGGTATCGGTATTGCAGCAAATAAGATTTCAGGTATTCGCGCTGCTCTTTGTCATGATACATTCTCTGCTCATGCATGTCGTGAACATAATGACGCTAATATTCTCACAATGGGGGAACGCGTTATTGGTCCTGGTCTAGCTAACGATATTGTAGCCATCTTTATGGAAACAGAGTTCGAAGGTGGTCGTCACGCACGCCGTGTAGAGAAAATTAAAGCACTAGAGAAGTAA
- a CDS encoding low molecular weight protein arginine phosphatase codes for MNILFVCTGNTCRSPMAEGITRALAAEQHKDVTTVSAGLFAAYGAKPTEQAVEAVRSIADISDHESRPLTMELVNAADLIIGMTKDHKSVLLRQFPFEEGKIKTISEWGGQDGDVTDPYGSDQTVYNQCAEQIYHLVEAGLSSVPQKA; via the coding sequence ATGAATATTTTATTTGTGTGTACCGGTAATACTTGCCGTAGCCCTATGGCTGAAGGTATTACACGGGCCCTTGCAGCGGAGCAACATAAGGATGTGACGACTGTATCAGCTGGTCTATTTGCCGCCTATGGAGCAAAGCCAACTGAACAAGCCGTTGAAGCTGTCCGTTCCATTGCAGATATTTCTGATCATGAATCGAGACCATTGACGATGGAACTCGTGAATGCAGCAGATCTTATCATTGGTATGACGAAAGATCACAAATCTGTACTACTTCGCCAATTCCCATTTGAGGAAGGTAAAATCAAAACGATTTCCGAGTGGGGTGGTCAAGATGGTGATGTTACTGACCCATATGGATCTGATCAAACCGTATATAATCAATGTGCGGAACAAATTTATCACTTAGTAGAGGCCGGTCTTAGCTCAGTGCCTCAGAAGGCGTAG
- a CDS encoding YdbC family protein — MAVINFEIFKVIGTLSEDKDGWKKQLTCTSWGKYNPKFDLRAWDSEYTSMKKGITLSLEELIALRDILNESDLETILAESIEEKQASKE, encoded by the coding sequence ATGGCAGTTATTAATTTTGAAATCTTCAAAGTTATCGGCACTTTATCTGAAGATAAAGACGGTTGGAAAAAACAATTAACATGTACTAGCTGGGGCAAATATAATCCTAAGTTTGACCTTCGCGCTTGGGATAGTGAATATACAAGCATGAAGAAAGGTATTACCCTTTCTTTAGAGGAGCTCATCGCATTGCGTGATATCCTTAATGAAAGTGACTTAGAGACTATTCTAGCTGAATCTATTGAAGAAAAACAAGCATCCAAGGAATAG
- a CDS encoding L-threonylcarbamoyladenylate synthase produces the protein MDTQIITNPSEQELDMLARALRNGELVSIPTETVYGLGANGLDPEAMDKIYAAKGRPSDNPLILHVPNSESIKPLVTEVSNTAQLLMDTFWPGPLTITLPKSDLVPNRATGGLPRVALRCPDHKICRALLERAGVPVAAPSANISGRPSPTTAQDVYHDMKGRISYILDAGPCTIGVESTVVEVHDDKVIILRPGGITKAQLENVVSTVEYDTALVNATTKPKAPGMKYTHYAPDAPMTVVVGNPEVIASTFKELSEGIEGPIGCLVSHETYNLIKDDMRFMCHCFGHHGDALSLGHDFYKSLLHFNENHVTLILAEGVNDNGFGVAIMNRMEKASSHHIIYK, from the coding sequence ATGGATACTCAAATTATTACAAATCCATCAGAACAAGAACTAGATATGCTCGCTCGCGCTTTACGTAATGGCGAATTGGTGTCCATTCCCACAGAAACTGTATATGGACTCGGTGCTAATGGACTTGATCCAGAGGCGATGGATAAAATTTATGCTGCCAAAGGTCGTCCTTCAGATAATCCATTGATTTTACATGTTCCTAATAGTGAAAGTATAAAACCTTTGGTAACAGAGGTTTCAAATACGGCACAACTATTAATGGATACGTTTTGGCCAGGGCCATTAACGATTACATTGCCTAAATCTGATTTAGTGCCAAATCGTGCTACTGGAGGGTTACCTCGCGTAGCATTGCGTTGTCCTGATCATAAGATATGCCGTGCATTATTAGAACGCGCTGGTGTACCTGTAGCGGCTCCTAGTGCAAATATATCTGGTCGTCCAAGCCCTACAACGGCACAAGATGTTTACCATGATATGAAGGGCCGTATTTCTTATATTTTAGATGCTGGTCCATGTACGATTGGTGTAGAATCTACTGTGGTGGAAGTGCATGATGATAAGGTCATTATATTGAGACCTGGTGGAATTACAAAAGCACAACTTGAAAATGTTGTGTCTACGGTTGAATATGATACTGCGCTAGTTAATGCTACCACTAAGCCAAAGGCTCCTGGTATGAAGTATACGCATTATGCGCCTGATGCACCTATGACAGTTGTGGTAGGTAATCCTGAGGTCATAGCATCTACGTTTAAGGAGCTTTCAGAAGGTATAGAAGGTCCTATCGGTTGTTTGGTCAGTCATGAAACGTATAACCTGATTAAAGACGATATGCGTTTTATGTGTCATTGTTTTGGTCATCATGGTGATGCCTTATCATTAGGCCATGACTTTTACAAAAGCCTATTACATTTTAACGAAAATCATGTTACCTTAATCTTAGCAGAAGGTGTTAATGATAATGGTTTTGGCGTTGCTATTATGAATCGTATGGAAAAGGCATCTAGTCACCATATCATTTATAAGTAA
- a CDS encoding DUF1385 domain-containing protein: protein MRGALVNTERIKKFVGGQAVIEGVMMRGPGVTATAVREPAGTIVVQKEPTKSIADTYPILKKPFLRGCVALYESLVIGMKALSFSAKAAGDEEEEMSNREIAITMVISTIFAIAVFLALPTFIVKFIPGVQDNHVILNLIEGVIRLVLFLLYIWGIGLTKDIQRVFQYHGAEHKTIHTYELDLPLTVENVRKQSRLHPRCGTNFLLIVMVVSIFVFAFLGWPNLLERIVSRVLLMPVVAGIAYEVIRLAGRSEHSFVQALIKPGLALQYMTTREPEDDQIEVAIRALEEVRPPESDAYEEE, encoded by the coding sequence ATGAGAGGAGCTCTTGTGAACACAGAACGTATTAAAAAGTTTGTCGGTGGACAAGCTGTGATCGAAGGTGTCATGATGAGGGGCCCTGGCGTTACAGCAACAGCTGTACGAGAACCAGCGGGAACTATTGTAGTTCAAAAAGAGCCTACAAAATCTATTGCTGACACATATCCAATTTTGAAAAAACCATTTCTTCGGGGCTGTGTAGCTCTTTATGAATCCCTCGTAATTGGCATGAAGGCCTTGTCCTTCTCTGCTAAGGCCGCTGGTGATGAAGAGGAAGAAATGTCTAATAGAGAAATTGCCATTACTATGGTTATTTCTACCATCTTTGCGATAGCTGTATTTTTGGCATTGCCTACATTTATCGTGAAATTTATTCCTGGTGTACAGGATAATCATGTTATATTAAATCTCATTGAAGGTGTCATTCGTTTAGTTCTTTTCCTACTCTATATTTGGGGGATTGGACTTACAAAGGATATTCAACGAGTTTTCCAATATCATGGGGCAGAGCATAAAACGATTCATACTTATGAATTAGACTTGCCTCTTACTGTAGAAAACGTTCGCAAACAAAGTCGCTTACATCCGCGATGTGGCACAAATTTCTTACTTATCGTTATGGTTGTAAGTATCTTTGTATTTGCCTTTTTAGGTTGGCCTAATTTGTTAGAACGTATCGTAAGCCGCGTACTTCTCATGCCCGTAGTGGCAGGTATTGCGTACGAGGTTATTCGTCTTGCTGGTCGTAGTGAGCATTCCTTTGTGCAAGCTCTTATCAAACCTGGTCTTGCATTACAATACATGACCACACGTGAACCAGAAGATGATCAAATTGAAGTAGCTATACGAGCTCTTGAAGAGGTTCGCCCTCCTGAGAGTGATGCTTATGAAGAGGAATAA
- the nth gene encoding endonuclease III, which produces MRVTKAIKAEQLKLLQEHYFDAKPALEYTNEFELLVAVVLSAQCTDERVNIVTKRLFPELNHPAKMLEIGVTKLETLIKDCGLYKSKAKNLIATCQILVEQYHGEVPREFDQLVELPGVGRKTANVVVSVLFGTPAIAVDTHVFRVANRLKLGIAKTPEEMEKKLQKAIPKEDWAAAHHWLIYHGRKLCKARKPLCEECFLNHVCPSAGKV; this is translated from the coding sequence ATGCGTGTAACAAAAGCGATAAAGGCAGAGCAATTGAAATTATTGCAAGAGCATTATTTTGATGCAAAACCTGCCCTTGAGTATACAAATGAATTTGAATTATTAGTAGCCGTTGTTTTATCTGCACAATGTACGGATGAAAGGGTTAATATTGTTACGAAACGATTGTTCCCTGAATTAAATCATCCTGCTAAAATGCTTGAAATAGGGGTTACAAAACTAGAAACTCTTATTAAAGATTGCGGTCTTTATAAGTCTAAAGCGAAAAACTTAATTGCTACCTGTCAAATCTTGGTAGAACAATATCATGGTGAGGTACCACGTGAATTTGATCAACTGGTAGAATTACCTGGTGTTGGTCGTAAAACGGCTAACGTAGTTGTGTCCGTATTGTTCGGTACACCTGCCATTGCGGTAGATACCCATGTATTCCGTGTAGCTAATCGATTAAAACTAGGTATTGCTAAAACTCCAGAAGAGATGGAGAAGAAATTGCAAAAGGCTATCCCTAAAGAGGATTGGGCTGCTGCTCATCACTGGTTGATTTATCATGGCCGTAAATTATGTAAGGCTCGTAAGCCTTTATGTGAAGAATGTTTTTTAAATCATGTATGCCCTTCGGCGGGAAAGGTTTAA
- the upp gene encoding uracil phosphoribosyltransferase — translation MKVSVMTHPLIQHKVTLMRDAETGSKDFRQLLDEITMLMGYEITRSLPLEDVEVQTPLTKMTGKRIAGKKLGIIPILRAGLGMVNGMLNLIPTAKVGHIGLYRDPETLKPVEYYCKLPSDVGERDFIVTDPMLATGGSAAAAITLLKEKGAKNIKLMCLVAAPEGVEAVNKEHPEVPIYVAALDEKLNDHGYILPGLGDAGDRIFGTK, via the coding sequence ATGAAAGTTAGTGTTATGACACATCCATTGATTCAACACAAAGTTACATTGATGCGTGATGCAGAAACAGGCTCTAAAGATTTCAGACAATTACTTGATGAAATTACGATGTTGATGGGCTATGAAATTACACGTAGCTTACCATTAGAGGATGTAGAGGTTCAAACACCTTTAACTAAAATGACTGGCAAACGTATTGCAGGTAAAAAATTGGGCATTATTCCAATTCTTCGTGCTGGTTTAGGTATGGTAAATGGTATGCTTAACTTGATTCCAACTGCAAAGGTTGGTCATATCGGCTTATATCGTGATCCAGAAACATTAAAACCAGTAGAATACTACTGCAAGTTACCTTCTGATGTAGGTGAACGCGACTTCATCGTAACAGACCCAATGCTCGCTACTGGTGGTAGTGCGGCAGCAGCTATTACCTTGCTAAAAGAAAAAGGCGCTAAAAACATTAAATTAATGTGTCTTGTTGCGGCTCCTGAAGGTGTGGAAGCAGTAAATAAGGAACATCCTGAAGTTCCTATTTACGTAGCGGCTCTTGATGAAAAACTTAATGATCATGGTTACATTTTGCCTGGTTTAGGCGATGCTGGTGACCGTATCTTCGGTACAAAATAA
- the rpmE gene encoding 50S ribosomal protein L31, protein MKQGIHPDYKEATVTCGCGNTFKTGSVKEDLRVDVCSKCHPFFTGQQRAAQARGRIEQFNKRYGK, encoded by the coding sequence ATGAAACAAGGTATTCATCCAGACTATAAAGAAGCTACAGTAACTTGCGGTTGTGGCAACACATTCAAAACTGGCTCTGTAAAAGAAGACCTTCGTGTAGACGTTTGCTCCAAATGCCATCCGTTCTTCACTGGTCAACAACGCGCAGCTCAAGCTCGTGGTCGTATTGAACAATTTAACAAACGTTACGGCAAATAA